A portion of the Eretmochelys imbricata isolate rEreImb1 chromosome 27, rEreImb1.hap1, whole genome shotgun sequence genome contains these proteins:
- the MED1 gene encoding mediator of RNA polymerase II transcription subunit 1 — MKAAQGGAEETEKLNKMSSLLERLHAKFNQNRPWTETVKLVRQVMEKRVAMNSGGHQHLVSCLETLQKALKVSSLPAMTDRLESIARQNGLGSHLSANGTECYITSDMFYVEVQLDPTGLLCDVKVAHHGENPVSCPELVQQLREKNFDEFSKHLKGLVNLYKLPGDNKLKTKMYLALQSLELDLSKMAVMYWQATNASPLDKILHGSVGYLTPRSGGHLMNLKYYVSPYDLFEEGTGATIILHENNVPRSLGMNASITIEGTLAMYKLPIAPLIMGSHPVDNKGTPSFSSVTSANSVDLPACFFLKFPRPIPVSRAFIQKLQSCTGIPLFDTPPTFVPLYELITQFELSKETDSVPLNHNMRFYAALPGQQHCYFLNKDAPLPDGRSLQGTLISKITFQHPGRVPLILNLIRHQVAYNTLIGSCVKRTVLKEDSPGILQFEVCPLSDSCFSVSFQHPVNDSLVCVVMDVQDSTHVNCKLYKGLSDALICTDDFIAKVVQRCMSIPVTMRAIRRKAETIQADTPALSLIAETVEDMVKKNLPPASSPGYGMTTGSNPMSGTTTPTNTFPGGPITTLFNMSMSMKERHDSVGHGEDYSKVSQNPILTSLLQITGNVGSTIGSSPTPPHHTPPPVSSPASNTKNHPMLMNLLKDNPPQDFSTLYGSSPLERQNSSSGSPRMEMGPGGNKQKKKKSRTPADKPKHQTEDDFQRELFSMDVDSQNPIFDVNMTADTLDTPHITPAPSQCSTPPTTYPQPIPHSQPSIQRMVRLSSSDSIGADVTDILSDIAEEAAKLPSTNEDCPPIGTPVRDSSSSGHSQSALFDPDVFQTNSSETPYTDPADLIADATVSPNSDSSNHFFPEGVDFNPDLLNSQSQSGFGEEYFDESSQSGDADDFKGFASQALSSLGVQVLGGDGGENKFKGSNQADMVDFSIIAAASKTLGSSDIMEHHSGSQSPLLSTGDLGKEKSQKRVKEGNGSGSSLSGPGLDGKPGKRSRTPSSDGKSKEKLPKRKKADIEGKSPSHSSSNRPFTPPASSGGSKSPGSSGRSQTPPGVATPPIPKITIQIPKGTVTVGKPSHGQYTSSGSVSSSSKSHHSHSSSSSSSSSASGKVKSSKSEGSSGSKMSSSLYLSQGGSGSGQSKSSAQSVGKPGSSPITKHGLSSSSGGTKMKPQGKPSSLMNPSMSKPNISPSHSRPSGGSDKLASPMKPVPGTPPSSKAKSPITSGSGGSHMSGTGSGSNMKSSSGMGSSGSMSQKPPPSSNSSTTSSSSFSSSGSSMSSSQNQHGSSKGKSPSRNKKPSLIAVIDKLKHGVVTSGPGGEDPMDGQMGPSSNSSSHSLSSKHNMSGGEFQGKREKSDKDKSKVSVSGGSVDSSKKTSDSKNIGSTGVAKIIISKHDGGSPSIKAKVTLQKPGEGGGDSLRPQMASSKSYGSPLISGSTPKHERCSPSHSKSPAYTPQNIDSESESGSSIAEKSYQNSPSSDDGIRPLPEYSSEKHKKHKKEKKKVKDKDRDRDRDRDKDRDKKKSHSIKPESWSKSPISSDQTLSMTSSASLSADRPSRPSPDFLIGEEDDDLMDVALIGN; from the exons AAACGGAGAAGCTGAATAAGATGAGTTCTCTCTTGGAAAGACTTCATGCAAAGTTTAACCAAAACAGACCTTGGACTGAAACGGTGAAGCTTGTCCGTCAAGTCATG GAAAAACGGGTTGCGATGAACTCTGGGGGCCATCAACATCTGGTGAGCTGTTTGGAGACTTTGCAGAAAGCATTAAAAG TATCATCTCTGCCTGCCATGACCGATCGCTTGGAGTCTATAGCTAGACAAAATGG CCTTGGATCTCACCTTAGTGCAAATGGCACTGAATGTTACATCACTTCAGACATGTTCTATGTGGAAGTCCAGTTAGATCCTACAGGGCTGCTGTGTGATGTGAAGGTGGCGCACCATGGAGAAAATCCTGTG AGCTGTCCAGAACTGGTGCAACAGCTGAG AGAGAAAAACTTTGATGAATTCTCTAAGCATCTAAAGGGGCTTGTGAACCTTTATAAACTTCCTGGAGACAA CAAACTTAAAACTAAAATGTACTTGGCTCTTCAATCTTTGGAGCTGGATCTCTCAAAGATGGCAGTGATGTACTG GCAAGCCACCAACGCAAGTCCCCTTGACAAGATTCTTCATGGCAGTGTTGGGTATCTCACCCCAAGAAGTGGAG GTCATCTGATGAATCTCAAGTATTACGTTTCACCCTATGATTTATTTGAAGAAGGCACTGGAGCCACCATTATTTTGCATGAGAACAACG TCCCTCGGTCTTTGGGCATGAACGCGTCGATAACAATCGAAGGAACCTTGGCAATGTACAAACTCCCAATTGCACCATTAATTATGGGATCTCATCCTGTTGACAACAAAGG GACTCCATCCTTCTCATCAGTCACCAGTGCCAACAGTGTTGACTTGCCAGCTTGCTTCTTCTTGAAGTTCCCACGACCTATTCCAGTATCCCGGGCTTTCATTCAGAAACTGCAGAGCTGCACAG GAATCCCATTGTTTGACACCCCGCCAACATTTGTCCCCCTGTATGAGCTGATCACACAGTTTGAGTTATCCAAGGAGACCGATTCTGTACCTTTAAACCACAACATGCGCTTCTATGCA GCTCTTCCAGGACAGCAGCACTGCTATTTCCTGAACAAGGATGCTCCTCTTCCAGATGGAAGGAGCCTGCAAGGAACTCTCATTAGTAAAATCACCTTCCAGCACCCTGGCCGGGTTCCTCTCATCCTCAACTTGATCAGGCATCAAGTGGCCTACAACACACTGATTGGCAGTTGTGTCAAGCGAACTGTTTTAAAAGAAG ATTCTCCTGGGATCCTGCAATTTGAAGTTTGTCCCCTCTCAGATTCCTGCTTCAGTGTATCCTTTCAGCATCCTGTGAATGACTCCCTGGTGTGTG TGGTCATGGATGTGCAGGACTCCACACATGTGAACTGTAAACTATATAAAGGGCTCTCTGATGCTCTCATCTGCACAGATGACTTCATTGCCAAAGTTGTTCAGAG ATGTATGTCCATTCCTGTGACGATGAGAGCCATTCGTAGAAAGGCAGAAACCATTCAGGCAGATACACCAGCCCTGTCCCTTATTGCAGAGACAGTAGAAGACATGGTGAAGAAAAACCTGCCCCCCGCCAGCAGCCCAGGGTACGGCATGACCACAGGCAGCAACCCAATGAGTGGTACCACTACACCAACAAACACTTTTCCGGGGGGGCCCATCACTACCCTGTTTAACATGAGCATGAGCATGAAAGAGAGGCATGACTCGGTGGGCCATGGGGAGGACTACAGCAAAGTGTCTCAGAACCCTATTCTCACTAGTTTGTTGCAGATCACAGGGAATGTGGGGTCTACCATAGGCTCAAGTCCAACCCCTCCCCATCACACGCCACCACCAGTATCCTCACCAGCAAGCAACACCAAGAACCACCCGATGCTCATGAACCTCCTTAAAGACAATCCTCCTCAGGACTTCTCCACTCTGTATGGGAGCAGCCCTCTTGAAAGGCAGAACTCTTCTTCTGGCTCCCCCAGAATGGAAATGGGCCCTGGGGGgaacaagcaaaagaaaaaaaaatctcgcACACCAGCAGATAAGCCCAAGCATCAAACTGAGGATGATTTTCAGAGAGAGCTGTTTTCAATGGACGTTGATTCCCAGAACCCGATTTTTGATGTCAACATGACCGCCGATACTCTGGATACCCCTCATATTACTCCAGCGCCCAGTCAGTGCAGCACTCCTCCTACTACGTACCCCCAGCCTATACCTCACTCTCAGCCCAGTATTCAGAGGATGGTTCGACTTTCCAGTTCAGACAGCATTGGAGCTGATGTTACTGATATCCTTTCTGATATagcagaggaggctgccaagcTCCCCAGCACTAACGAGGACTGTCCACCCATTGGAACGCCTGTAAGGGACTCTTCTAGTTCAGGACATTCACAAAGTGCCCTATTTGACCCAGATGTCTTTCAGACAAATAGCAGTGAGACCCCGTACACTGATCCAGCCGACCTTATAGCAGATGCGACTGTGAGCCCAAACAGTGACTCTtcaaaccattttttccctgaAGGAGTAGATTTCAACCCTGACTTACTGAACAGTCAGAGTCAGAGTGGCTTTGGGGAGGAGTACTTCGATGAGAGCAGTCAGAGTGGAGATGCTGACGATTTCAAGGGCTTTGCATCCCAGGCCCTAAGTAGTTTGGGAGTGCAAGTGTTGGGGGGTGACGGGggagaaaataaatttaaaggaAGCAATCAGGCAGACATGGTTGACTTTAGTATTATTGCAGCTGCGAGCAAAACCCTGGGGTCCTCTGACATTATGGAGCATCACAGTGGAAGCCAGAGCCCTTTACTAAGTACAGGGGATTTGGGAAAGGAAAAGTCTCAGAAACGGGTAAAAGAAGGCAATGGCTCTGGGAGTAGTTTATCGGGTCCTGGGCTAGATGGTAAGCCAGGAAAACGCAGCCGGACCCCGTCCAGCGATGGTAAAAGTAAAGAAAAGCTTCCAAAGCGGAAGAAAGCAGACATAGAAGGGAAATCTCCCTCTCATAGTTCATCAAACAGACCTTTCACCCCACCAGCAAGCTCCGGCGGATCAAAATCTCCTGGAAGTTCAGGCAGATCTCAGACTCCTCCTGGTGTAGCCACTCCTCCTATTCCAAAAATCACAATTCAGATCCCCAAAGGGACAGTGACTGTTGGCAAACCGTCACACGGCCAGTATACAAGCAGTGGCTCTGTCTCCTCGAGCAGCAAAAGCCATCACAGCCAttcgtcctcctcttcctcctcctcttccgcCTCAGGCAAAGTAAAAAGCAGTAAATCAGAAGGGTCTTCTGGCTCAAAGATGAGCAGCAGCCTCTACCTGAGCCAAGGTGGCTCAGGTTCAGGTCAGTCAAAAAGCTCAGCTCAGTCTGTGGGAAAGCCTGGATCCTCCCCTATCACCAAACATGGCCTCAGCAGCAGTTCCGGAGGTACCAAGATGAAGCCTCAAGGGAAGCCTTCATCACTTATGAACCCTTCCATGAGTAAACCAAACATTTCTCCTTCACATTCTAGACCATCAGGGGGTTCTGACAAGCTTGCCTCTCCAATGAAACCTGTTCCAGGTACTCCCCCATCATCTAAAGCAAAATCGCCTATCACTTCAGGTTCTGGGGGCTCACATATGTCTGGGACTGGATCAGGGTCAAATATGAAGTCCTCTTCAGGAATGGGATCCTCTGGGTCCATGTCCCAGAAACCACCTCCTTCATCAAACTCTTCTACAACATCTTCATCTTCCTTTTCGTCTAGTGGTTCTTCCATGTCTTCATCTCAGAACCAGCATGGAAGCTCCAAGGGCAAATCTCCAAGCAGAAACAAGAAGCCATCCTTGATTGCAGTCATAGACAAACTTAAACATGGGGTTGTTACTAGTGGGCCTGGAGGTGAAGACCCaatggatggacagatggggcCAAGTTCCAATTCCTCAAGCCATTCTTTGTCCTCCAAACACAACATGTCTGGAGGTGAATTTCAGGGGAAGCGGGAGAAAAGTGACAAAGACAAATCCAAAGTCTCTGTTTCTGGAGGATCTGTTGACTCTTCCAAGAAGACTTCGGATTCCAAAAACATTGGTAGTACTGGAGTGGCCAAGATTATCATCAGCAAACACGATGGTGGTTCCCCTAGCATAAAAGCCAAAGTAACCTTGCAGAAacctggggaaggaggtggggataGCTTAAGGCCTCAGATGGCTTCTTCCAAAAGCTATGGATCCCCTCTGATCAGTGGGTCTACTCCAAAGCATGAACGTTGCTCACCCAGCCACAGTAAGTCACCAGCATACACTCCTCAAAACATAGACAGTGAGAGCGAGTCTGGCTCCTCTATAGCAGAGAAATCCTATCAGAACAGTCCCAGCTCTGATGATGGCATTAGGCCACTGCCGGAATATAGTTCAGAAAAACATAAGAAGcacaaaaaagagaagaagaaagtgaAAGACAAAGACCGTGACAGAGATAGGGATCGTGACAAAGACAGAGACAAGAAGAAGTCACACAGCATTAAACCAGAAAGTTGGTCTAAATCACCAATTTCTTCTGACCAGACTCTGTCCATGACAAGTAGTGCTAGCCTATCAGCTGACAGGCCATCTCGGCCAAGCCCTGATTTTTTGATTGGGGAGGAAGATGATGACCTCATGGATGTTGCTCTGATtggcaattaa